A region of Solanum dulcamara chromosome 7, daSolDulc1.2, whole genome shotgun sequence DNA encodes the following proteins:
- the LOC129896505 gene encoding caffeoylshikimate esterase: protein MEEEQNKSPLHHYWGNTPEEDYYNLQGIKSTKSFFTSPRGLTLFTRSWVPPTPTTKTPPQGVIFMVHGYGNDISWTFQATPIHLAKKGFACFALDLEGHGQSEGLKAYVPNLDYVIDDCLFFFNFVMTQNPEFQDLPKFLFGESMGGAICLLIHLKRPKEFNGGILIAPMCKISDKVKPIWPIAQFLTFVARFAPTLAIVPTADLLEKSVKVPEKRIIGGMNPNRYFGKPRLGTVLELLRVTDYVSKKLCDVNLPFLVLHGSADVVTDPEVSRELYKLAKSTDKTLKIYDGMMHSLLFGETDENVEIVRGDILAWLNDRC, encoded by the coding sequence ATGGAGGAAGAGCAAAACAAATCTCCTCTCCACCATTATTGGGGAAATACTCCAGAGGAAGATTACTACAATCTTCAAGGTATCAAATCTACCAAATCTTTTTTCACTTCACCTAGAGGTTTAACCCTTTTCACTAGATCATGGgtaccccccacccccaccacaAAAACCCCACCTCAAGGTGTCATTTTTATGGTCCATGGCTATGGAAATGACATCAGTTGGACATTTCAAGCAACCCCAATTCACTTAGCTAAAAAGGGGTTTGCTTGTTTTGCTCTTGACCTTGAAGGGCATGGACAATCTGAAGGTCTTAAAGCTTATGTACCAAATCTTGATTATGTTATTGAtgattgtttgttttttttcaattttgttaTGACCCAAAATCCTGAATTTCAAGATTTGCCTAAATTCCTCTTTGGTGAGTCAATGGGTGGTGCAATTTGTCTTTTGATTCATTTGAAAAGACCTAAAGAGTTTAATGGTGGGATTTTGATAGCACCCATGTGTAAAATCTCAGATAAAGTAAAACCCATATGGCCAATTGCTCAATTCTTGACTTTTGTTGCAAGATTTGCACCAACTTTGGCTATTGTACCAACAGCTGATTTGTTGGAAAAATCTGTTAAAGTCCCTGAAAAAAGGATTATTGGTGGGATGAATCCTAATAGATATTTTGGAAAACCAAGATTGGGTACTGTTCTTGAGCTTTTACGTGTGACAGATTATGTTAGTAAGAAACTATGTGATGTGAATTTGCCATTTTTGGTGCTACATGGAAGTGCTGATGTTGTCACTGATCCAGAAGTGAGCAGGGAATTGTATAAATTGGCTAAAAGTACGGACAAGACATTGAAGATTTATGATGGTATGATGCATTCTTTGTTGTTTGGTGAGACTGATGAAAATGTTGAGATTGTTCGTGGTGACATATTGGCATGGTTGAATGATAGATGCTGA